Proteins encoded together in one Ignavibacteria bacterium window:
- a CDS encoding response regulator, with product MKKRKMNFKILVVDDEKDIVDLLKYNLEKEKEFEVITALNGKEALSNVTENKPDLILLDIMMPEINGFEVCKRLKSNAATSKIPIIFLTAKENEIDEIIGLELGADDYIQKPISPRKVIARVKSVIRRTYAEEEKTIKTDEYIKFKNLQIDSVSHIVKIDSEEVFFPKKEFQLLHFLLSNRGKVLSREVLLNQIWGENIYVVDRTIDVHVAKVREKLGEYADYIETIKGLGYRFNAE from the coding sequence ATGAAAAAACGTAAAATGAATTTTAAGATACTGGTCGTTGACGACGAAAAAGACATTGTAGATCTGCTTAAATACAACCTCGAAAAGGAAAAAGAATTCGAAGTAATTACCGCACTAAACGGCAAAGAGGCTCTTTCAAACGTAACCGAAAATAAACCTGACCTTATTCTGTTAGATATTATGATGCCTGAAATAAACGGTTTTGAGGTGTGTAAGAGATTAAAGAGCAACGCAGCGACATCCAAAATTCCGATAATATTCCTTACTGCAAAAGAGAATGAGATAGATGAAATAATAGGGCTTGAGCTTGGAGCAGATGATTACATTCAAAAACCTATCTCGCCGAGAAAAGTTATCGCAAGAGTAAAGTCTGTTATCAGAAGAACGTATGCCGAAGAAGAGAAAACTATAAAGACTGATGAGTACATAAAGTTTAAAAATCTGCAGATAGATTCAGTTTCTCATATAGTAAAGATTGACAGCGAAGAAGTGTTCTTTCCAAAGAAGGAATTTCAACTCCTTCATTTCCTCCTTTCAAACAGGGGTAAGGTACTATCCAGAGAAGTGTTATTAAACCAGATATGGGGCGAAAACATCTACGTTGTAGATAGAACTATAGATGTACACGTTGCAAAAGTAAGGGAAAAACTTGGTGAATATGCTGATTACATAGAAACGATAAAAGGTCTCGGATACAGGTTTAACGCTGAATAA
- a CDS encoding glycosyltransferase family 9 protein, which translates to MTEILIIRPQSIQLGDTICSLPMFKALKTEYPDSYITFIGCPTNYKVDLRKLNPYIDEFTVFRKDNLKVVYYFFKYLRKKKYDLIIVPTTIRISSTSYIIAALARGKKKIGFARVDEKKNRLRFVLDVKIETKWKRDGTNQVFRFLDSVKPLGCDISIDEIKLMRIDLSEEDVAFGSAFAAANFPDKSRLVFGFHPGAGKVSYIWDVNNFFELIKKSYEKYNPYILVTSGILDKDITENLVLKLRESNIPYIYNKDMDVYGLASILKHVNAYVTSNTGVMHLAAFAGTNTVSVFHKGEAKEWQPLYNNSVCVESRTDSINGVTMEEVFEKITGFNFEK; encoded by the coding sequence TTGACTGAAATATTAATAATAAGACCGCAAAGCATTCAACTTGGAGACACAATATGCTCCTTACCAATGTTCAAAGCTTTGAAGACTGAATATCCCGACTCATACATTACGTTTATCGGCTGTCCAACGAATTACAAAGTAGACCTCAGGAAACTTAATCCATATATAGACGAATTTACGGTATTCAGAAAGGATAACCTCAAAGTTGTATACTATTTCTTTAAATACCTGAGGAAGAAGAAATATGATTTGATAATTGTACCAACAACTATAAGAATTTCTTCGACATCGTACATTATTGCCGCACTCGCAAGAGGAAAAAAGAAAATAGGATTTGCAAGAGTTGATGAAAAGAAAAACAGGCTTAGATTTGTTCTTGACGTAAAAATTGAAACCAAATGGAAGCGTGACGGAACGAATCAGGTGTTTCGGTTTCTTGACAGCGTGAAGCCGCTTGGATGTGATATTTCAATTGACGAGATAAAGCTGATGAGAATAGATCTCAGTGAGGAGGATGTAGCATTCGGCAGCGCATTCGCTGCGGCAAATTTCCCCGATAAGAGCAGACTTGTTTTTGGATTTCATCCTGGCGCAGGAAAAGTTTCTTATATATGGGATGTTAACAACTTTTTTGAGCTTATAAAGAAATCTTACGAAAAGTATAATCCTTATATATTAGTTACTTCGGGTATTCTGGATAAAGATATTACGGAAAATCTTGTATTAAAGCTAAGGGAGTCAAATATCCCCTACATATACAATAAAGACATGGATGTTTACGGACTTGCCTCCATATTAAAACATGTTAACGCGTATGTTACGAGTAATACAGGTGTTATGCACCTCGCTGCATTCGCGGGGACTAACACAGTTTCTGTATTCCATAAAGGAGAAGCAAAAGAATGGCAACCGCTTTATAATAATTCTGTTTGTGTGGAATCAAGGACTGACAGCATCAATGGAGTAACAATGGAAGAAGTGTTTGAAAAAATTACTGGATTTAATTTTGAAAAATAA
- a CDS encoding ATP-binding protein produces MKKIISFHNYLPLIIAIESVSLMLLYGRIDTVSFSITSATFIIITIAHIYLHARSKTERTDFFGKYSKLLMSDEETHALNNYEAKISKVNNIVEEMNSSFDKLSANDEFKEIFNSFSLIINRLLDELNTAKIFKVNRNEFLGNVAHELRTPIFAIQLSLETLADGAINDTSVNKDFLEKAKRQSTRLKELVDDLIHISKLEEGMKLSKRYFSINQLIKDTINELSEITKRKSINLLFETEIKDVSVVFADAERIKQVLINLIDNSSKYTLENGNITISTKHVDKCVYVSVEDTGLGIPKEDLPRIFERFYRVDKTRSRDMGGSGLGLSIVKHILELHNSQVKVESEPGKGTKFEFNLPV; encoded by the coding sequence TTGAAAAAGATAATATCATTCCATAACTACCTGCCGCTGATTATTGCAATCGAATCTGTTTCGCTTATGCTGCTCTATGGCAGAATTGATACAGTATCTTTTTCAATTACCTCTGCAACTTTTATCATTATAACCATTGCTCACATTTATCTGCATGCAAGGTCAAAGACAGAGCGTACAGATTTCTTCGGTAAATATTCAAAACTGCTAATGTCCGATGAAGAAACTCATGCATTAAACAACTATGAAGCAAAGATATCTAAAGTGAACAACATAGTAGAAGAAATGAATTCAAGTTTTGATAAACTGTCCGCGAATGATGAGTTTAAAGAAATATTCAACAGCTTTTCTCTTATTATTAACCGGCTTCTTGACGAGCTGAACACGGCGAAAATATTTAAAGTAAACAGGAATGAGTTTCTTGGCAATGTTGCACATGAACTTCGTACACCAATTTTTGCAATACAGCTTTCGCTTGAAACGCTTGCTGACGGCGCTATAAACGATACCTCTGTGAACAAAGATTTTCTTGAAAAAGCAAAAAGGCAATCGACAAGACTGAAGGAATTAGTTGATGACCTGATTCATATTTCTAAATTAGAAGAAGGCATGAAACTGAGCAAGAGATATTTTTCAATCAATCAGCTTATTAAGGATACGATTAATGAATTGAGCGAAATTACAAAGAGAAAGAGCATAAACTTATTGTTTGAGACAGAAATTAAAGATGTCTCTGTTGTGTTTGCCGATGCAGAGAGAATCAAGCAGGTATTAATAAATCTAATTGATAACTCTTCCAAATACACACTTGAAAACGGCAACATAACTATATCTACAAAGCACGTTGACAAATGCGTGTATGTATCAGTAGAAGATACAGGACTTGGCATACCAAAAGAAGATTTACCAAGAATATTCGAAAGGTTCTACAGGGTTGACAAGACACGGTCGCGCGATATGGGAGGAAGCGGACTTGGTTTATCAATCGTAAAACACATACTTGAGCTTCATAACAGTCAGGTTAAAGTCGAAAGCGAACCCGGAAAAGGAACAAAATTCGAGTTTAACCTGCCTGTATAA
- a CDS encoding glycosyltransferase, translated as MKSITLILSVYKKVRELGILLSALSRQSHKDFDVIIADDGSGEEMESFVRNYKSQANYSIKYITQEDLGFRKNKILNKAVASSNSRYLIFLDSDCIPHKDFIKAHYENSGENLVLVGRRVHLNKKLSDELNEELVVSDSFDRFYIKALGKSIGFNNPVSTAEEGIILKNKTIRKVIGRNMRIVGCNFSVSKELLYKINGFDENYVGPGIGEDSDVEHRLRLIDAEFKSVRNLAVAFHMYHPKTAESNTNYDYFHNNVKLKKEFYCTNGIIKA; from the coding sequence ATGAAATCTATCACATTAATATTATCGGTTTATAAAAAGGTACGAGAACTTGGAATTTTGCTTTCAGCTTTGTCAAGACAATCTCATAAAGACTTTGATGTTATTATTGCTGACGACGGCTCGGGAGAGGAAATGGAAAGTTTTGTCCGTAATTATAAGAGCCAAGCTAATTACAGTATTAAATATATTACACAGGAAGACCTTGGGTTCCGGAAGAATAAAATACTTAATAAAGCTGTTGCTTCCTCAAACAGCCGCTATTTAATATTTCTCGATAGCGACTGCATCCCTCATAAAGATTTCATCAAAGCACATTACGAAAATTCTGGAGAGAACCTTGTTCTTGTGGGCAGAAGAGTGCATTTAAATAAGAAACTTTCTGATGAATTAAACGAAGAACTGGTTGTATCAGATTCTTTTGATAGATTTTATATTAAAGCACTCGGAAAATCTATAGGATTTAACAACCCCGTTTCAACAGCCGAAGAGGGTATTATTCTAAAGAACAAAACCATCCGAAAAGTTATTGGCAGAAACATGCGCATAGTGGGGTGTAACTTTTCTGTTTCAAAAGAGCTGCTTTATAAAATAAATGGATTTGATGAAAATTATGTTGGACCGGGCATAGGTGAGGATTCCGACGTTGAACATCGCCTTAGACTTATTGATGCAGAATTTAAGTCCGTGAGAAATCTCGCTGTGGCTTTTCATATGTATCATCCTAAAACAGCCGAAAGCAATACTAATTACGATTACTTCCATAATAACGTAAAGCTTAAGAAGGAATTTTATTGTACAAACGGTATTATAAAAGCTTAG
- a CDS encoding glycosyl hydrolase: MRAKQLLFFVILTMISVLVLNQDSYSQWNYGQPFSTSQPYLATLGSAVQNKIPLTYMYDSLKFPYPTNAWFANAIMKQGTFPSFNYVPGRQDVGAEKIFPFPYMIAAYKSSGEITNTKLFGFGYVTPDHQFFNWSWNPADTTNQVNWLSSVYYYFGTLDSALITKGALYNYDDLSATFRWSAGSGYMECPVVRGMPYYTMKYQNLRPLFYTPYNSMLSVNGNPIQASPATVITGNRFKIYLAGAGSNKQLFVLYSTSDVTLSFLPGEITCSNPFTGYLRIAYVTTQNADPNAADSSARLDLLDRYSKYIPLSGKISSSVTSDTTKFNFNFNFITNSNSDSLLMMSLPHHQDMLTNATSNTLKFKTMRGDMKEVYGKTWNMIENMIPDYSWYGAAGNLTNVPNNTTKWYDSLYFHLKADFDTTVGAKYQIPNGTNQPTTSPYGFGKNITRMARVIVIADELIERYQVSDPGNWRKDTLTILSSAARDTVFNFIKKWVDGTNLTWNPPPPSWSGGQNNKLIWDNRYGGIISYLSYVAMDNSDPLVYNFDFGNARYNDHAFHYGYVIYAAAVVAKKKPNLFSDNGNDYFNKVLALCRDIGNPASPSASTKDPYFPMHRHKDWYDGNSWMNGVQTQGAGRDQESVSEAATAYYGMYLFGLAMGNDNLKNTGKLMLASEIRAFRKYYRTFQSTNPAYSDYNSKHLVVGNLWHSLVISNTYGNIPRYIYGVHMLPFVPFIEKMWDFNYASEVWNKVYTNNQPSTLFQDLTLFTTQNIAIWPVMTYNIPVQAIAVPQLAYANFQNYRGFAGNFDDGTSKSNVFYGILTRMYASVGINNIGTVTPNQFKLYDAYPNPFNPATTIKFELPKSGLVRLEVFDILGRKMRTLVNQELKTGTYTVDFNAAGLSSGMYVYRIQAGSFAASKKIILLK; the protein is encoded by the coding sequence ATGAGAGCAAAACAACTTCTATTCTTTGTCATCTTAACAATGATTTCCGTTTTGGTACTTAATCAAGATTCATATTCGCAATGGAACTACGGACAGCCTTTCTCGACGTCACAGCCTTATCTTGCTACGCTCGGAAGTGCCGTTCAGAACAAAATTCCGCTGACATACATGTATGACTCGTTAAAATTTCCATATCCGACGAATGCATGGTTTGCAAATGCAATAATGAAGCAGGGTACATTTCCGTCTTTCAACTACGTACCGGGCAGGCAGGATGTAGGTGCGGAAAAGATATTCCCTTTTCCTTATATGATAGCCGCCTATAAATCATCAGGAGAAATTACAAACACCAAACTCTTCGGATTCGGATATGTAACCCCTGACCATCAGTTCTTTAACTGGAGTTGGAATCCGGCTGATACGACAAATCAGGTCAACTGGTTGTCCTCAGTTTATTATTATTTCGGCACACTGGACAGTGCATTGATTACAAAAGGAGCACTTTATAATTATGATGACTTATCCGCAACATTCAGATGGTCTGCAGGGTCAGGTTACATGGAGTGTCCGGTTGTTAGAGGTATGCCTTATTATACTATGAAATATCAAAACTTGAGGCCATTGTTTTACACCCCATATAATTCAATGCTTTCTGTTAATGGAAATCCAATACAGGCTTCTCCGGCTACTGTTATAACGGGTAACAGATTTAAGATCTATTTGGCGGGAGCTGGTTCAAATAAGCAGCTTTTTGTTCTTTACTCAACGAGTGATGTTACGCTTTCTTTTCTACCTGGAGAAATTACATGCTCCAATCCTTTTACCGGATACTTAAGAATAGCATATGTTACAACTCAGAATGCAGATCCGAATGCCGCAGATTCATCCGCAAGGCTCGATCTGCTCGACAGATATTCTAAATATATACCTTTAAGCGGAAAAATTTCTTCTTCTGTTACATCAGATACTACAAAATTCAATTTTAATTTTAACTTTATTACAAATAGCAATAGTGACTCACTTCTTATGATGTCACTGCCTCATCATCAGGATATGCTCACAAATGCTACTTCAAACACACTAAAGTTCAAAACCATGAGAGGCGACATGAAGGAGGTCTACGGTAAAACTTGGAACATGATAGAAAATATGATACCTGATTACTCATGGTATGGAGCCGCAGGTAATCTGACGAATGTTCCTAACAATACAACAAAATGGTATGATTCACTTTACTTTCATTTAAAAGCAGATTTTGATACAACCGTGGGCGCTAAATATCAGATTCCAAACGGTACAAATCAACCTACTACCTCTCCTTATGGATTTGGAAAGAATATTACCAGAATGGCAAGGGTGATTGTTATTGCCGACGAACTTATAGAGAGGTATCAAGTTTCGGATCCTGGTAACTGGAGAAAAGATACTCTGACAATCCTTTCATCGGCGGCGAGAGATACTGTTTTTAATTTTATTAAAAAATGGGTTGACGGTACAAATCTGACATGGAATCCTCCTCCCCCTTCTTGGTCTGGAGGACAGAATAACAAGCTGATTTGGGATAACCGATACGGAGGAATTATCTCGTATCTTTCTTATGTTGCTATGGATAATAGCGACCCCCTTGTGTATAATTTTGATTTTGGAAATGCCAGATACAATGACCATGCATTTCATTATGGTTATGTGATCTATGCAGCGGCTGTTGTTGCTAAAAAGAAACCGAATTTATTTTCCGATAATGGAAATGACTATTTCAACAAAGTACTTGCTCTTTGCAGGGATATAGGGAATCCTGCCTCTCCGTCTGCCTCTACTAAGGACCCTTACTTTCCAATGCATAGACATAAAGACTGGTATGACGGCAACTCATGGATGAACGGAGTGCAGACACAGGGAGCTGGCAGAGACCAGGAAAGCGTGAGTGAAGCAGCCACGGCATATTATGGAATGTATCTTTTCGGGCTTGCGATGGGAAATGATAACCTAAAAAATACTGGCAAGCTTATGCTTGCATCAGAAATACGAGCATTTAGAAAATATTATAGAACATTTCAAAGCACGAACCCTGCGTATTCTGATTATAACTCGAAACATCTTGTTGTCGGTAATTTATGGCATAGCCTTGTTATAAGCAATACATACGGTAATATTCCAAGATATATTTATGGCGTGCATATGCTTCCGTTTGTCCCGTTCATAGAAAAGATGTGGGACTTTAATTATGCATCTGAAGTATGGAATAAAGTTTATACAAACAATCAACCATCAACACTCTTTCAGGATTTAACATTATTTACGACTCAAAATATTGCAATATGGCCTGTTATGACCTACAATATTCCTGTGCAGGCAATTGCAGTACCGCAGCTCGCATACGCAAACTTCCAGAATTACAGAGGATTTGCAGGAAATTTTGATGACGGGACTTCAAAATCAAATGTATTCTACGGAATTCTAACAAGGATGTATGCAAGTGTCGGCATAAATAATATCGGTACTGTGACACCAAATCAGTTTAAACTTTACGATGCATATCCAAATCCTTTTAATCCTGCAACTACTATAAAATTTGAACTTCCGAAAAGCGGATTAGTAAGGCTTGAAGTTTTTGACATTCTCGGACGGAAAATGAGAACTCTTGTAAATCAGGAACTGAAAACAGGAACATATACTGTTGATTTTAACGCAGCAGGTTTGTCAAGCGGTATGTATGTTTACAGGATACAAGCTGGCAGTTTCGCTGCATCTAAAAAGATTATTCTTTTAAAATAA
- a CDS encoding LptF/LptG family permease codes for MIIYKYILKAHAGPFVFSLMTLMFLFLFQFLIKSIDQLVGKGLSLWIIIQLISLNLAWMVTLAVPMAVLVSTLMAFGGLSSANEITIMKAGGISLKKLMIPVMLLALVVTYLMILFNNDVLPEANHQARILLQDISKTKPTFILEAGKFSDDIGGARILVKKTFENSNNIEGVFIYDYSSPETRNVISAESGDISFTSDFKYIIMNLRNGEIHQTNLRDLTKDYRLVKFQEHRITLDAAGFGFQRSNDNAFSRGDRELSSKAMNVMVDSLRIFKNKNRDYFIEEIRNAVKRIAGIQYKDTVYKEITESGMRSSNKDSIMVLMSIIKSKKDMYENQLQSISAIQKQIDSYDVEIYKKYSIPFACLVFALIGAPLGYRVKRGGFGIAAGFSLFFFLLYWASLIGGEKLADRAMLSPFLGMWLVNILLGLFGLYLMFKSS; via the coding sequence TTGATAATCTATAAATACATACTTAAAGCTCATGCAGGACCGTTCGTCTTTTCATTAATGACGCTGATGTTTCTATTTCTGTTTCAGTTCCTTATAAAATCAATCGATCAGCTTGTAGGCAAAGGTCTTAGTCTTTGGATAATCATACAGCTTATTTCTCTGAACCTTGCGTGGATGGTAACACTTGCAGTACCTATGGCTGTCCTTGTTTCAACGCTCATGGCTTTTGGAGGACTTTCGTCTGCGAATGAAATTACCATTATGAAAGCAGGCGGAATTAGTCTGAAGAAACTTATGATACCCGTGATGCTGCTTGCTCTTGTTGTGACATATTTGATGATTCTTTTTAATAACGATGTGCTCCCCGAGGCAAACCATCAGGCAAGAATACTACTTCAGGATATTTCAAAAACAAAGCCTACTTTTATACTCGAAGCAGGCAAATTTTCAGATGACATCGGCGGTGCAAGGATACTCGTAAAGAAGACTTTTGAAAACAGCAACAACATTGAAGGTGTTTTTATATACGATTATTCAAGTCCGGAAACAAGGAATGTGATTTCCGCAGAATCAGGAGATATAAGTTTCACGAGTGATTTTAAGTATATTATTATGAACCTAAGAAACGGAGAGATTCATCAAACTAATTTAAGAGACTTAACAAAAGATTACAGATTAGTCAAATTTCAGGAACACCGGATTACGCTCGATGCTGCCGGATTTGGGTTCCAAAGGTCGAACGATAACGCATTCTCAAGGGGCGACAGAGAGCTTTCTTCAAAAGCAATGAACGTTATGGTGGATAGCCTAAGAATATTTAAGAACAAGAACAGAGATTATTTCATCGAAGAAATCAGAAATGCCGTAAAAAGAATCGCAGGCATACAATATAAAGATACTGTTTACAAAGAAATCACTGAATCGGGAATGAGGTCAAGCAACAAGGATTCTATTATGGTGTTAATGAGTATAATAAAATCAAAGAAAGACATGTATGAAAATCAACTTCAATCGATATCGGCAATACAAAAACAGATTGATTCTTACGATGTAGAGATTTACAAGAAATACTCAATTCCGTTCGCATGTCTTGTATTTGCTCTTATCGGCGCACCACTGGGATACAGAGTTAAACGCGGAGGATTCGGTATTGCCGCAGGGTTTTCGCTTTTCTTTTTCCTGCTTTACTGGGCATCGCTTATCGGCGGTGAGAAACTGGCAGACAGGGCTATGTTAAGTCCTTTTCTTGGCATGTGGCTGGTTAATATTTTACTTGGATTGTTCGGATTGTATTTAATGTTTAAATCATCTTGA
- a CDS encoding Gfo/Idh/MocA family oxidoreductase, which yields MEKTKLAVIGLGSISQVMHLPILNKIKEAELTAICDKNNSKFKNISKKYSGAKAYKDVSLLLHENPDIDGVVIATRTDDHMETAIKCIEAGKHILVEKPIGLNAVEAAKIVEAGEKNKKIVMVGMNNRFRTDAMLEKSFVRAKELGDIFYVKTGWLRSQSSNEKWFMNMEKAGGGVFVDNGIAMLDLGMWMLGFPDVKSVSAINYYHNSKTVEDSNFTLVKFKNGSTLTIEVSWSLLRNGEFFYCNVFGTNGSGSINPLRIHKKVNKQMFDMTPKNIKHNPAIFKSSYENELKYFIGSIRGTHTPISTGKEALVVMEVADAVYKSASADKEVIFK from the coding sequence ATGGAAAAAACCAAATTAGCAGTAATAGGTCTTGGAAGCATTTCACAGGTAATGCATCTGCCGATATTAAACAAGATTAAAGAGGCAGAATTGACAGCAATTTGCGATAAAAATAATTCAAAGTTTAAAAACATTTCAAAAAAGTACAGCGGGGCAAAAGCATATAAAGATGTAAGTTTACTGCTTCATGAAAATCCTGATATTGATGGAGTTGTCATTGCAACTCGCACAGACGACCACATGGAAACAGCTATAAAATGCATTGAAGCGGGAAAGCATATATTGGTCGAAAAACCAATCGGTCTTAATGCAGTTGAAGCAGCTAAGATTGTTGAAGCCGGAGAAAAAAACAAGAAAATTGTAATGGTAGGTATGAACAACAGATTCAGAACCGATGCGATGTTAGAAAAAAGCTTTGTCAGGGCGAAAGAATTAGGGGATATATTTTATGTAAAGACAGGATGGTTAAGGTCTCAAAGCTCAAACGAAAAGTGGTTCATGAACATGGAAAAAGCAGGCGGAGGTGTATTTGTAGATAATGGAATAGCAATGCTTGATCTTGGTATGTGGATGCTTGGTTTTCCTGACGTAAAAAGCGTATCTGCAATCAATTATTACCATAACTCGAAAACAGTTGAGGACTCCAATTTTACGCTCGTGAAATTCAAGAACGGTTCAACTCTTACCATAGAAGTAAGCTGGAGTTTATTAAGAAACGGTGAGTTTTTCTATTGTAATGTTTTCGGAACTAACGGAAGCGGATCTATAAATCCATTGAGAATTCACAAAAAGGTAAATAAACAAATGTTTGATATGACCCCGAAAAATATCAAGCACAATCCTGCGATATTCAAGTCAAGTTATGAAAATGAACTAAAGTATTTTATCGGGTCTATAAGAGGTACTCATACACCCATTTCCACAGGAAAAGAAGCTTTGGTTGTGATGGAGGTCGCAGACGCGGTTTATAAATCGGCTTCTGCGGATAAAGAGGTAATATTTAAATAA
- a CDS encoding aldo/keto reductase, whose protein sequence is MNYRLLGKSGLRISELCLGTMTFGTEWGFGTEKKDSKKVFDAFVNAGGNFLDCANLYNEGTSEKYTGEFISHQRDYYVLATKYTLKNPGSPGNLNASGNSRKSMMNSVEDSLKRLNTDYIDLLWLHAWDYLTPIDEVMRGFDDLVSSGKVLYIGISDTPAWVVSSANTMADIRGWAKVVALQIEYSLFQRGAERDLIPMANHFELAVTPWGTLGGGALSGKYLTNDDKSPKRIKEGSARLNERNTNIAKEVKKISNETGIPGTVIALNWVRQKKGLFIPIVGSRTDTQLIENMKCLDVKLSEDIIQKLDEVSSIEYGFPHDFLLSAPMTINGYSGMKDRIIK, encoded by the coding sequence ATGAACTACAGATTACTCGGCAAATCAGGATTAAGAATTTCGGAACTCTGCCTCGGAACAATGACTTTCGGTACTGAGTGGGGATTCGGAACTGAAAAGAAGGACTCCAAGAAAGTGTTTGATGCTTTCGTAAATGCGGGCGGCAATTTCCTTGATTGCGCTAACCTTTACAATGAAGGAACAAGCGAAAAATATACTGGCGAATTTATATCCCATCAGCGGGACTACTATGTGCTCGCGACTAAATACACGCTTAAAAATCCGGGAAGTCCCGGCAACTTAAATGCTTCGGGCAACAGCAGAAAAAGCATGATGAATTCAGTTGAGGATTCTTTGAAAAGACTCAATACTGATTACATTGATTTGTTATGGCTTCATGCATGGGATTACCTTACACCGATAGATGAAGTTATGAGAGGATTTGACGACCTTGTATCTTCAGGTAAAGTTTTATACATAGGTATTTCCGATACTCCCGCCTGGGTTGTATCAAGTGCTAATACTATGGCTGATATCCGCGGATGGGCTAAAGTAGTCGCATTGCAGATTGAGTATTCCCTTTTTCAGCGTGGTGCTGAACGCGACCTAATTCCTATGGCAAATCATTTTGAACTCGCAGTAACTCCATGGGGTACTCTCGGAGGAGGTGCGCTGAGCGGAAAATATCTTACGAATGATGATAAATCACCTAAAAGAATTAAAGAGGGCAGTGCCAGACTTAACGAGAGAAATACAAATATAGCAAAAGAAGTTAAGAAGATAAGCAATGAGACAGGAATACCCGGTACCGTTATTGCTCTTAACTGGGTCAGACAGAAGAAAGGGCTTTTTATTCCTATAGTCGGTTCAAGAACAGACACTCAGCTTATTGAAAACATGAAATGCCTCGATGTTAAACTGTCAGAAGATATTATTCAAAAACTTGATGAAGTCAGCAGTATTGAATACGGATTTCCGCACGACTTTCTTTTGAGTGCACCGATGACTATAAACGGATATTCGGGAATGAAAGACAGAATTATAAAGTAA